The genomic stretch AAATAAGTAAAAAAGTGAAGCGCTGTGTCAGTTCACAGCGCTTCTATAAGGCTTCTTTTTTAATAGTTAATAAGCTAGTAGCAATACCAACTGCAAAAATAGTAACAGCAGAATAGAGCGAAGCATTTAATCCAATGGTTTTGGATCCAATAAGGATAACAAGACCATCTATTAGAAAGATAATGATTCCAACATTTAACGTAACAATGCGGGAGATAAATTGAGCGAGCAAATCTGTTCCACCTGTACTTGTCTCGTATTTCAACATAATTCCAATTCCTGTACCTACAAAAAAACCTCCTAATATGGAACTGAGCAGAATAGGAAAAGAAAAGGCGTATCGAAGGGGAGAAAGAAGATCAATAAAAAAAGAAGAAAGTAATAACCCATGGAGGCTATTATAAAAGTAAGGGCGAAAGTAGAGGAACGCAATAATATAAAGAGGAATACTTAAACAAATGATGGTAAGACCGGTTTGATAACCCCAAATGTATTTTACAATTAAGCCGATTCCAATCATTCCACCGTCAATAAGGTGGTTGGGAACTAGAAAGGCATTGATACCTGAGCCAACTAAAATACTTCCTATAACAACAGCAACTATTTTTTTATACATAAGAGGTTCACCTGCTTGTTCATAGTTGTATCAAGTTTATGTAAGAGGATTTCATTTCATTACGATCACATGAAATAACGATTGTTTATATTGAATTGATAAAGAAGAGGGTTCAGAAATTATATGGATAGAGTCATTTCCTTATATGACATTTATTTCATTTTTAAGAAAGGGAGTAAGATTAGAAGTAGGTGAGGGGTGGATAAGGCGCTTGTTTTATTGAAAAAACAAAGGGAGAAAAGCTTACGCG from Bacillus sp. Cs-700 encodes the following:
- a CDS encoding YitT family protein, giving the protein MYKKIVAVVIGSILVGSGINAFLVPNHLIDGGMIGIGLIVKYIWGYQTGLTIICLSIPLYIIAFLYFRPYFYNSLHGLLLSSFFIDLLSPLRYAFSFPILLSSILGGFFVGTGIGIMLKYETSTGGTDLLAQFISRIVTLNVGIIIFLIDGLVILIGSKTIGLNASLYSAVTIFAVGIATSLLTIKKEAL